In Streptomyces sp. NBC_00569, a single genomic region encodes these proteins:
- the nsdA gene encoding transcriptional repressor NsdA, with amino-acid sequence MGGSDGSVTNAEKRPNELLSSWFLRSGWSKGELARQVNRRARQLGANHISTDTSRVRRWLDGENPREPIPRILSELFSERFGCVVAVEDLGLRAAHQSPSVSGVDLPWTGPQTVALIGEFSRSDLMLARRGFLGSALALSAGPALIEPMQRWLVPSPGTPVAEPDPAALRRGNRLSKPELDLLESTTVMFRQWDAQCGGGLRRKAVVGQLHEVTDLLQEPQPEATTRRLFKVAAELAELAGWMSYDVGLQPTAQKYFVLALHAAKEAGDKPLGSYVLSSMSRQMIHLGRPDDALELIHLAQYGSRDCASPRTQAMLYAMEARAYANIGQPGKCKRAVRMAEETFHDADDWDDPDPDWIRFFSEAELHGENSHSFRDLAYVAGRSPTYASMSEPLMRRAVELFEKDAEHQRSYALNLIGMATVYLLQREPEQSTVLAEQAMIIAKKVRSERVNTRIRKTVDTAVREFGDVAEVGHLTDQLAIHLPETAEAV; translated from the coding sequence GTGGGCGGCAGCGACGGAAGCGTGACGAACGCTGAGAAGCGCCCCAATGAGCTGCTGAGCTCGTGGTTCCTGCGCAGCGGCTGGTCCAAGGGTGAGCTGGCGCGCCAAGTGAACCGCCGGGCACGGCAGTTGGGCGCCAACCACATCTCCACGGACACCTCACGCGTGCGCCGCTGGCTCGACGGTGAGAATCCGCGCGAGCCGATCCCGCGGATCCTGTCCGAGCTGTTCTCCGAGCGCTTCGGCTGCGTCGTGGCCGTCGAGGATCTCGGGCTGCGCGCCGCGCACCAGTCGCCCTCCGTGTCCGGCGTCGACCTGCCGTGGACGGGCCCGCAGACGGTGGCGCTGATCGGTGAGTTCTCCCGCAGTGACCTGATGCTGGCGCGCCGCGGATTCCTCGGCAGCGCCCTCGCGCTCTCCGCGGGCCCCGCGCTCATCGAGCCCATGCAGCGCTGGCTCGTGCCCTCGCCGGGGACCCCGGTGGCGGAGCCCGACCCGGCGGCCCTGCGCCGGGGGAACCGGCTCTCGAAGCCCGAGCTCGACCTCCTGGAGTCCACGACGGTCATGTTCCGTCAGTGGGACGCCCAGTGCGGCGGCGGGCTGCGCCGCAAGGCCGTGGTCGGCCAGCTGCACGAGGTGACCGACCTGCTCCAGGAGCCCCAGCCGGAGGCCACGACGAGGCGGCTCTTCAAGGTCGCGGCCGAGCTGGCCGAGCTGGCCGGCTGGATGAGCTACGACGTGGGCCTCCAGCCCACCGCCCAGAAGTACTTCGTCCTCGCCCTGCATGCGGCCAAGGAAGCCGGCGACAAGCCGCTCGGCTCGTACGTCCTGTCCAGCATGAGCCGGCAGATGATCCACCTCGGCCGGCCCGACGACGCGCTGGAACTCATCCATCTCGCGCAGTACGGCAGTCGCGACTGCGCCAGTCCGCGCACGCAGGCCATGCTGTATGCGATGGAGGCCCGCGCGTACGCGAACATCGGGCAGCCCGGCAAGTGCAAGCGGGCCGTCCGGATGGCCGAGGAGACCTTCCACGACGCCGACGACTGGGACGACCCGGACCCCGACTGGATCCGCTTCTTCTCCGAGGCCGAGCTGCACGGGGAGAACTCGCACTCGTTCCGCGACCTCGCCTACGTGGCGGGCCGCAGCCCCACGTACGCCTCGATGTCCGAGCCCCTGATGCGGCGCGCCGTCGAGCTCTTCGAGAAGGATGCCGAGCACCAGCGTTCGTACGCGCTGAACCTGATCGGGATGGCGACGGTGTATCTGCTCCAGCGTGAGCCCGAGCAGTCCACGGTGCTCGCCGAGCAGGCCATGATCATCGCCAAGAAGGTGCGCTCCGAGCGGGTCAACACCCGTATCCGAAAGACCGTGGACACCGCGGTCCGTGAGTTCGGGGACGTCGCCGAGGTCGGGCACCTGACCGACCAGCTCGCGATCCACCTGCCGGAGACCGCCGAAGCGGTCTGA
- a CDS encoding bifunctional DNA primase/polymerase: MGFTIGGSRGILDIRSGTRRRGRTAGRASDCTSVAEFTGLWGWEAVPGTRASAGACSCGKADCPSPGAHPIDHAPTVPAGATLDEVTEAWEQFPGAAVMLPVGSAFDIIDVPEAAGRRALVRLERMGLPLGPVTATPEGRAHFFVAPGSAAELGSLLYRMGWDDAALDLHALGPGTHITAPPSDRGGLGPVRWLRSPGLDSATQPPQARLVLGTLAYVAHRSPAV; encoded by the coding sequence ATGGGCTTCACGATCGGCGGCAGCCGCGGGATTCTCGACATCCGGTCCGGCACACGTCGCCGCGGCCGCACTGCGGGCCGCGCGTCGGACTGCACCTCGGTGGCCGAGTTCACCGGGCTCTGGGGCTGGGAGGCGGTGCCGGGGACACGGGCCTCGGCAGGCGCCTGCTCCTGCGGCAAGGCGGACTGCCCCTCGCCCGGCGCGCACCCCATCGACCACGCGCCGACCGTCCCCGCCGGTGCCACGCTCGACGAGGTCACCGAGGCCTGGGAGCAGTTCCCGGGCGCCGCGGTGATGCTGCCCGTCGGCAGCGCGTTCGACATCATCGACGTACCCGAGGCGGCCGGCCGTCGCGCACTCGTCCGCCTGGAGCGGATGGGGCTGCCGCTCGGCCCCGTGACGGCGACGCCCGAGGGGCGCGCCCACTTCTTCGTGGCGCCGGGCTCCGCCGCCGAACTCGGCTCACTTCTGTACCGGATGGGCTGGGACGACGCGGCCCTCGACCTGCACGCGCTCGGCCCCGGCACCCACATCACCGCCCCGCCCTCCGACCGCGGCGGCCTCGGCCCGGTCCGGTGGCTGCGCTCCCCCGGACTCGACTCGGCGACGCAGCCCCCGCAGGCCCGCCTCGTCCTCGGCACCCTGGCGTACGTGGCCCATCGCTCGCCGGCGGTCTAG
- the ftsY gene encoding signal recognition particle-docking protein FtsY, whose translation MEIVILAVVIAVVVIGALGGLVVGSRRKKQLPPPPPSVPDITAPPAEPHVGEEAETPRDEPRRTIEEVDLPLVEPEPSAPIAVEEPPAPAAPEIEVPEPTAGRLVRLRSRLSRSQNALGKGLLTLLSREHLDEDTWEEIEDTLLTADVGVQPTQELVDRLRERVKVLGTRTPDELRALLREELVQLLVPEFDRSVKTDSNLDTPGIVMVVGVNGTGKTTTTGKLARVLVADGRNVVLGAADTFRAAAADQLQTWGERVGARTVRGPEGGDPASIAFDAVKEGIEEGADVVLIDTAGRLHTKTGLMDELGKVKRVVEKHAPLDEVLLVLDATTGQNGLVQARVFAEVVDITGIVLTKLDGTAKGGIVIAVQRELGVPVKLIGLGEGPDDLAPFEPEAFVDALIGE comes from the coding sequence ATGGAAATCGTCATCCTTGCTGTAGTCATCGCCGTGGTCGTGATCGGCGCACTCGGCGGGCTCGTGGTCGGCAGCCGCAGAAAGAAGCAGCTGCCCCCGCCGCCCCCCTCCGTGCCCGACATCACCGCCCCTCCGGCCGAGCCGCACGTCGGCGAAGAGGCCGAGACGCCGCGCGACGAACCCCGCCGCACGATCGAGGAGGTCGACCTCCCGCTCGTCGAGCCGGAGCCGTCCGCGCCCATCGCGGTGGAGGAGCCCCCGGCTCCGGCCGCGCCCGAGATCGAGGTTCCGGAGCCGACCGCGGGGCGTCTCGTGCGTCTGCGCTCCCGGCTCTCCCGCTCGCAGAACGCGCTCGGCAAGGGGCTGCTCACGCTCCTCTCGCGCGAGCACCTGGACGAGGACACCTGGGAGGAGATCGAGGACACCCTGCTCACCGCCGACGTCGGCGTGCAGCCCACGCAGGAGCTCGTCGACCGGCTGCGCGAGCGCGTCAAGGTGCTCGGCACCCGCACGCCCGACGAGCTGCGCGCGCTGCTGCGCGAGGAGCTGGTCCAGCTTCTCGTCCCGGAGTTCGACCGCTCGGTCAAGACCGACTCGAACCTCGACACCCCGGGCATCGTGATGGTCGTCGGGGTCAACGGCACCGGCAAGACCACCACCACCGGCAAGCTCGCCCGCGTCCTGGTGGCCGACGGCAGGAACGTGGTGCTCGGCGCCGCCGACACCTTCCGCGCCGCCGCCGCCGACCAGCTCCAGACCTGGGGCGAGCGCGTCGGTGCCCGCACCGTGCGCGGCCCCGAGGGCGGCGACCCCGCGTCCATCGCCTTCGACGCCGTCAAGGAGGGCATCGAGGAGGGCGCGGACGTCGTCCTCATCGACACCGCGGGCCGGCTGCACACCAAGACCGGCCTCATGGACGAGCTCGGCAAGGTCAAGCGCGTCGTCGAGAAGCACGCCCCGCTCGACGAGGTCCTCCTCGTGCTCGACGCGACGACCGGGCAGAACGGCCTGGTCCAGGCCCGCGTCTTCGCCGAGGTCGTGGACATCACCGGCATCGTGCTCACCAAGCTCGACGGCACGGCCAAGGGCGGCATCGTCATCGCGGTGCAGCGCGAGCTGGGCGTGCCGGTGAAGCTGATCGGCCTGGGCGAGGGCCCCGACGACCTGGCTCCGTTCGAGCCGGAGGCGTTCGTGGACGCGCTGATCGGCGAGTAG
- a CDS encoding cytosine permease, whose amino-acid sequence MSKTAVSEGTLETRGIEPVPESERTARTRELFPTWVAANISVLLLTMGASLVVSYKLNFWQALVVAIAAPVVSYGLVGLIGIAGKRGGAPGMALSRAVFGQRGNLLPGSLIWVARWGWETINAVTGAYAVLTVLDILFGVKSNDVLVIVTLLLFVVTTFVISGLGINAVQKCNKYATYLFGLFSVLVLVYLIANTDWNRVFDQPAGKMSLMVAGIGLIAAGGVSWIPSSPDFTRYLPRTASSAAIVRNSVGGAGIVVLPMILMGAVMAVSTPDLASAADPVSFLGEILPLWIAVPYLLIALVGMLLINSMSMYSAGFTAQTLGFKVPRHWAVSINALISLIFGGILMLVATSFMGSFIAFLSLLAVAFSAWVGVFGADMLRRTEYDAEALVDTTRTSAYWYKAGFSPAAVASWAIGLVGGLMFTTSDWFTGPLAANNPIGEYGLGWVATIVISGLLYIVLPKPAVAVPPGPSGEEKRETLAV is encoded by the coding sequence ATGAGCAAGACCGCCGTATCCGAAGGCACACTCGAGACCCGCGGCATCGAGCCCGTCCCCGAGTCCGAGCGCACCGCCAGGACCCGTGAACTGTTCCCCACCTGGGTCGCCGCCAACATCAGTGTGCTGCTGCTCACGATGGGCGCGAGCCTGGTCGTCTCGTACAAGCTCAACTTCTGGCAGGCGCTCGTCGTCGCGATCGCCGCCCCCGTCGTCTCGTACGGCCTCGTCGGCCTGATCGGCATCGCCGGCAAGCGCGGCGGTGCGCCGGGCATGGCCCTGTCACGCGCGGTCTTCGGCCAGCGCGGCAATCTGCTGCCCGGTTCGCTCATCTGGGTCGCCCGCTGGGGCTGGGAGACGATCAACGCGGTGACCGGCGCCTACGCGGTGCTCACCGTCCTGGACATCCTCTTCGGGGTGAAGAGCAACGACGTCCTGGTGATCGTCACGCTGCTGCTCTTCGTCGTCACGACGTTCGTGATCTCCGGCCTCGGGATCAACGCCGTACAGAAGTGCAACAAGTACGCGACGTACCTCTTCGGTCTCTTCTCGGTCCTCGTGCTGGTCTACCTCATCGCCAACACCGACTGGAACCGCGTCTTCGACCAGCCCGCGGGCAAGATGTCGCTGATGGTCGCCGGCATCGGTCTGATCGCCGCGGGCGGCGTCAGCTGGATCCCCTCGTCGCCGGACTTCACGCGCTACCTGCCGCGCACGGCCTCGTCGGCCGCGATCGTGCGCAACTCCGTCGGCGGCGCCGGCATCGTCGTCCTGCCGATGATCCTCATGGGCGCCGTCATGGCCGTGTCCACACCCGACCTGGCCTCGGCCGCCGACCCGGTCTCCTTCCTCGGCGAGATCCTGCCGCTGTGGATCGCGGTCCCCTACCTCCTGATCGCCCTGGTCGGCATGCTGCTGATCAACTCGATGTCGATGTACTCGGCGGGCTTCACCGCCCAGACCCTCGGCTTCAAGGTCCCGCGCCACTGGGCCGTCTCGATCAACGCGCTGATCTCGCTGATCTTCGGCGGCATCCTGATGCTCGTCGCGACCAGCTTCATGGGCTCGTTCATCGCCTTCCTGTCGCTGCTCGCAGTGGCGTTCTCCGCCTGGGTCGGCGTCTTCGGCGCCGACATGCTGCGGCGCACGGAGTACGACGCCGAGGCCCTCGTCGACACGACGCGCACCAGCGCCTACTGGTACAAGGCCGGCTTCAGCCCGGCGGCCGTCGCCTCCTGGGCCATCGGCCTCGTCGGCGGCCTGATGTTCACCACGTCCGACTGGTTCACCGGCCCGCTCGCCGCGAACAACCCGATCGGCGAGTACGGCCTCGGCTGGGTCGCCACGATCGTGATCTCCGGCCTGCTGTACATCGTCCTGCCGAAGCCCGCCGTCGCCGTCCCGCCCGGACCCTCCGGCGAAGAGAAGCGCGAGACACTGGCCGTCTGA
- a CDS encoding LLM class flavin-dependent oxidoreductase → MPVTVVRFNLVDPAATPESLSARYRAAVEMAAYADDRGISTVQTEEHHGVANNWLPSPFTFAGAVFGATRRIAVTVSAIIGPLHDPLRLAEDIAVLDLLSGGRLVTVAGIGYRPEEYGQFDVEWKQRGKLQDELLDTLLKAWTGEEFSFRGRTVRVTPRPFTQPHPLLLVGGSSRAAARRAARLGLPFFPSAHLPELEAYYKEQLVEHGTEGWTMMPAAVTPLLHVAEDPDRVWAEHGEHFLHEARTYASWQSGDIKSAVKSGATTVDELRAEGVYRILTPDECVEQALDSYVLHPLSGGMPVDEGWRSLHLFCENVLPRLEDLAV, encoded by the coding sequence ATGCCCGTCACGGTCGTGCGCTTCAACCTCGTGGACCCCGCGGCGACGCCCGAATCGCTGAGCGCCCGATACAGGGCGGCCGTCGAGATGGCGGCGTACGCCGACGACCGCGGCATCTCCACCGTCCAGACCGAGGAACACCACGGCGTCGCCAACAACTGGCTGCCGTCACCCTTCACCTTCGCGGGCGCCGTCTTCGGCGCGACCCGGCGCATCGCCGTCACGGTCTCCGCGATCATCGGCCCGCTGCACGATCCGCTGCGCCTCGCGGAGGACATCGCCGTACTCGATCTGCTCAGCGGCGGCCGGCTCGTCACTGTGGCCGGCATCGGCTACCGGCCCGAGGAGTACGGCCAGTTCGACGTCGAGTGGAAGCAGCGGGGCAAGCTCCAGGACGAGCTCCTCGACACCCTGCTCAAGGCGTGGACGGGCGAGGAGTTCAGCTTCCGCGGCCGCACGGTCCGCGTCACACCGCGTCCCTTCACCCAGCCCCACCCGCTGCTCCTGGTCGGCGGCTCCTCGCGGGCGGCGGCGCGGCGCGCGGCCCGCCTCGGCCTGCCGTTCTTCCCGAGCGCGCATCTGCCCGAACTCGAGGCGTACTACAAGGAACAGCTCGTCGAGCACGGCACCGAGGGCTGGACCATGATGCCGGCGGCGGTCACCCCGCTGCTGCACGTCGCCGAGGACCCCGACCGCGTGTGGGCCGAGCACGGAGAGCACTTCCTGCACGAGGCGCGGACGTACGCGTCCTGGCAGTCGGGCGACATCAAGTCGGCGGTGAAGTCCGGGGCGACGACGGTCGACGAGCTGCGCGCCGAGGGCGTCTACCGGATCCTCACGCCCGACGAGTGCGTGGAGCAGGCCCTCGACAGCTATGTGCTGCACCCGCTGTCGGGCGGTATGCCGGTCGACGAGGGATGGCGCAGCCTGCATCTGTTCTGCGAAAACGTACTGCCCCGGCTCGAAGACCTTGCGGTCTGA
- a CDS encoding sugar porter family MFS transporter, whose product MTSTAKPPSAREAHPDHLGHVIFITAAAAMGGFLFGYDSSVINGAVEAIRDRYDIGSGTLAQVIAIALIGCAIGAATAGRIADRIGRIRCMQIAAVLFTISAVGSALPFALWDLAFWRIVGGFGIGMASVIGPAYIAEVSPPAYRGRLGSFQQAAIVVGIAISQLVNYGILQAAGGNQRGQVLGLEAWQVMLGVMVIPAVLYGMLSFAIPESPRFLISVGREARAKEILAEVEGTKIDLDVRVAEIEHAMKSEHKSTFKDLLSGKGNGGLYFKPIVWIGIGLSVFQQFVGINVAFYYSSTLWQSVGVNPTDSFFYSFTTSIINIIGTVIAMLLVDRVGRKPLALVGSAGMVIGLALEAWAFSYDLVDGKLPATQGWVALIAAHFFVLFFALSWGVVVWVFLGEMFPNKIRAAALGVAASAQWIANWAITASFPSLADWNLSGTYIIYTIFAALSIPFVLKFVKETKGKALEEMG is encoded by the coding sequence GTGACCAGCACAGCGAAGCCGCCAAGCGCCCGAGAGGCTCACCCCGACCATCTCGGCCACGTCATCTTCATCACGGCGGCGGCCGCGATGGGCGGCTTTCTCTTCGGCTACGACAGTTCCGTGATCAACGGAGCCGTCGAGGCCATCCGTGACCGGTACGACATCGGCTCCGGAACGCTCGCCCAGGTCATCGCCATCGCCCTGATCGGCTGTGCGATCGGTGCGGCCACCGCCGGCCGTATCGCGGACCGCATCGGCCGTATCCGCTGCATGCAGATCGCGGCCGTCCTCTTCACGATCAGCGCCGTCGGCTCCGCGCTGCCCTTCGCCCTCTGGGACCTGGCCTTCTGGCGGATCGTCGGCGGCTTCGGCATCGGCATGGCCTCCGTCATCGGCCCGGCCTACATCGCCGAGGTCTCGCCGCCCGCGTACCGCGGCCGCCTCGGCTCCTTCCAGCAGGCCGCGATCGTCGTCGGCATCGCCATCTCGCAGCTCGTCAACTACGGCATCCTGCAGGCCGCCGGCGGCAACCAGCGCGGTCAGGTCCTGGGCCTCGAGGCCTGGCAGGTCATGCTCGGCGTGATGGTCATCCCGGCCGTTCTCTACGGCATGCTGTCCTTCGCGATCCCCGAGTCGCCGCGCTTCCTCATCTCGGTCGGCCGCGAGGCCAGGGCCAAGGAGATCCTCGCCGAGGTCGAGGGCACGAAGATCGACCTGGACGTCCGCGTCGCCGAGATCGAGCACGCGATGAAGAGCGAGCACAAGTCCACGTTCAAGGACCTGCTCTCCGGCAAGGGCAACGGCGGTCTCTACTTCAAGCCGATCGTCTGGATCGGCATCGGCCTCTCGGTCTTCCAGCAGTTCGTCGGTATCAACGTCGCGTTCTACTACTCCTCGACGCTGTGGCAGTCGGTCGGCGTGAACCCGACGGACTCGTTCTTCTACTCGTTCACCACGTCGATCATCAACATCATCGGCACCGTGATCGCGATGCTCCTGGTGGACCGCGTCGGCCGTAAGCCGCTCGCCCTGGTCGGTTCCGCCGGTATGGTCATCGGTCTCGCGCTGGAGGCCTGGGCGTTCTCGTACGACCTGGTGGACGGCAAGCTGCCGGCCACGCAGGGCTGGGTCGCCCTGATCGCGGCCCACTTCTTCGTCCTGTTCTTCGCCCTGTCGTGGGGTGTCGTCGTCTGGGTCTTCCTCGGCGAGATGTTCCCGAACAAGATCCGTGCCGCGGCGCTCGGCGTGGCCGCGTCCGCGCAGTGGATCGCCAACTGGGCCATCACCGCGAGCTTCCCGTCGCTGGCCGACTGGAACCTCTCGGGGACGTACATCATTTACACAATCTTCGCCGCGCTCTCGATCCCCTTCGTGCTCAAGTTCGTGAAGGAGACCAAGGGCAAGGCGTTGGAGGAGATGGGTTAA